The Eubacteriaceae bacterium Marseille-Q4139 genome has a window encoding:
- a CDS encoding helix-turn-helix transcriptional regulator — translation MTIAEKLYKLRNDTGLSQKEFADKIGASQSAVNYWENGNRQPRIAQIKKIAKAFDIALYILLDDSYELPNITSEAYQNSARFSGDIEMEKPPARFTMPRLNHSDQEEPELKLRTNDGIYNYEHFDELEYKGILLKLERGIKLSPQEIKFKADYEERELKKIGEIFAKFYALLNEKGRKKADEQIARVLEAIETLTKVPEYQKKPDD, via the coding sequence ATGACAATCGCAGAAAAATTGTATAAACTAAGAAATGATACTGGCTTATCTCAAAAGGAATTTGCTGATAAAATAGGTGCTTCCCAGTCAGCAGTAAATTATTGGGAAAACGGAAATCGACAACCTCGAATAGCGCAGATAAAAAAAATAGCAAAGGCTTTTGATATTGCGCTATATATATTATTGGATGATAGTTATGAATTGCCCAATATAACTTCTGAAGCGTATCAAAACAGCGCAAGATTTTCGGGTGACATAGAAATGGAAAAGCCACCTGCCCGTTTTACAATGCCAAGGCTAAATCACAGCGACCAAGAAGAACCGGAATTAAAGCTCCGAACCAATGACGGGATTTATAACTATGAACATTTTGACGAATTAGAATATAAAGGAATATTACTCAAATTAGAACGTGGCATAAAACTAAGTCCGCAAGAGATTAAATTTAAGGCCGATTATGAGGAAAGAGAATTAAAAAAAATCGGAGAGATATTTGCTAAATTTTACGCACTCCTGAATGAGAAAGGGCGAAAGAAAGCTGATGAACAAATAGCAAGAGTATTAGAGGCTATAGAAACTCTTACTAAAGTACCCGAATATCAGAAAAAGCCGGATGATTAA
- a CDS encoding helix-turn-helix domain-containing protein — protein sequence MRLSKEKIDLAMAREKLTVTELAKRYGVSRSRMNFILNCREVTTVCAGRMADSLKVDVSDILEEV from the coding sequence GTGAGGTTGAGCAAGGAGAAAATAGATTTGGCTATGGCAAGAGAAAAACTGACAGTTACAGAACTTGCAAAGAGATACGGCGTCAGCAGGTCACGCATGAATTTTATTCTGAATTGCCGGGAAGTGACAACGGTGTGTGCTGGCCGCATGGCGGATTCTTTAAAAGTTGATGTATCAGACATTTTGGAGGAGGTGTAA
- a CDS encoding virulence-associated protein E, whose translation MAAEQPGTVGGDVGGAGLSIDNKGKVKQTIGNMIAALHYDRSTKEMFRYNEMTDKVEVTGAWWKRSSISLSDNDVNNIRLYLEQNYGLSHEKNIPRAIDIIAHQRSYHPVREFLNNLHWDGGEYIKNILPKYLGAEKSPYVETALKITMLGAIKRVYEPGTKFDLMLCLVEDQQGGGKSTIARFLAIKDEWFSDDVKNLDDENIYRKLQGHWIMEFSEMLATSNTKTVEAIKSFLTRQKDTYKVPYEKYPHDIPRQCVFIGTTNNLSFLPDDKTGNRRFIPVLCNSDRAEVHPLEDEEETRAYILNAWAEAMEIYRSGQYSLDFPKELQGEWSSIRQQFTPEDPKIGIIQDWLDNCKYDSVCSLMIYKEALGNTYREPNPKELREINSIMNKSVSGWKKHPTSNQQVRIPGYGRQRAWNRCVNSEASTRDFTPIGEDFSQLDLPFS comes from the coding sequence GTGGCAGCAGAGCAGCCGGGAACGGTGGGCGGAGATGTCGGAGGCGCTGGGCTATCAATCGATAACAAAGGAAAAGTAAAACAGACTATTGGTAATATGATTGCAGCCCTCCACTATGACCGATCCACAAAAGAAATGTTCCGATATAATGAAATGACGGACAAGGTGGAAGTGACTGGAGCATGGTGGAAACGTTCCTCTATCAGCCTTTCGGACAATGATGTGAACAATATCCGGCTTTACCTGGAGCAAAATTATGGCCTGTCACACGAAAAGAATATTCCCAGGGCCATTGATATTATCGCCCACCAGCGTTCTTATCATCCGGTTCGGGAGTTTCTCAATAACTTGCACTGGGACGGCGGCGAGTATATCAAAAATATCTTGCCTAAATATTTAGGAGCAGAGAAAAGCCCTTATGTGGAAACGGCGCTAAAAATCACAATGCTGGGGGCCATTAAAAGGGTATATGAGCCGGGAACAAAGTTTGACCTTATGCTATGTCTTGTGGAAGACCAGCAGGGAGGCGGTAAGTCCACGATAGCCCGTTTCTTAGCAATAAAGGATGAATGGTTCTCGGATGATGTGAAAAATCTGGATGATGAAAACATTTATAGAAAGCTGCAGGGACATTGGATTATGGAGTTTTCCGAAATGCTGGCAACATCCAACACGAAGACGGTAGAGGCGATTAAGTCATTCTTGACCCGACAAAAGGACACTTACAAAGTTCCTTATGAAAAATATCCCCATGATATTCCCCGGCAATGTGTATTCATTGGTACGACCAATAATCTTTCCTTTCTTCCAGATGATAAGACAGGAAACAGGCGTTTCATTCCGGTTTTATGTAACAGCGACCGGGCAGAGGTTCATCCACTGGAAGATGAGGAAGAAACAAGGGCCTACATACTCAATGCATGGGCGGAGGCTATGGAGATTTACCGCTCGGGTCAGTATTCGCTAGACTTCCCCAAAGAACTGCAAGGGGAATGGAGCAGTATCCGGCAGCAGTTTACTCCGGAAGACCCGAAAATCGGCATTATTCAAGACTGGCTGGACAATTGTAAATATGATTCCGTATGTTCGCTGATGATTTATAAAGAGGCATTAGGGAATACGTATCGGGAGCCTAATCCAAAGGAATTGCGGGAGATAAATTCCATTATGAATAAGTCTGTATCAGGTTGGAAGAAACATCCTACCAGCAATCAGCAGGTTAGGATACCAGGGTATGGAAGGCAAAGAGCCTGGAACAGATGTGTCAACAGTGAAGCGTCAACGAGGGATTTTACTCCAATAGGGGAAGACTTTTCACAGCTGGATTTACCATTTTCCTGA
- a CDS encoding helix-turn-helix transcriptional regulator codes for MAIGERIHFFRLLRGMTQKYLGTAVGFPERSADVRLAQYETGSRKPKAELTAALAHALDVSPQALNVPDIDSYIGLMHTLFALEDIYGLTVSETDGEVCLKVNKDKGKQAYELLKMLYAWKEQADKHNAEEISKVEYDRWRYYYPKFDTTQHWAKVPSKELSDALLEHFKDRLKKDQ; via the coding sequence ATGGCTATCGGCGAAAGAATACATTTTTTTAGGCTTTTGCGCGGCATGACGCAAAAATATCTTGGAACGGCTGTCGGTTTTCCCGAACGAAGTGCCGATGTCCGTCTGGCTCAATATGAAACAGGCTCACGTAAGCCTAAAGCAGAACTTACCGCTGCACTGGCACACGCACTTGATGTTTCTCCGCAGGCTCTTAATGTTCCTGATATTGACAGCTATATCGGTCTTATGCACACCTTATTTGCCCTTGAAGATATTTACGGGTTGACCGTCAGCGAAACAGACGGAGAGGTCTGCCTAAAGGTCAACAAGGACAAAGGCAAGCAGGCTTATGAGTTACTCAAAATGCTCTATGCTTGGAAAGAACAAGCAGATAAACACAACGCCGAGGAAATCAGCAAAGTGGAATATGACCGTTGGCGTTACTATTATCCAAAGTTTGATACCACACAGCATTGGGCAAAAGTCCCTTCAAAGGAATTGAGCGACGCCCTACTGGAACATTTCAAAGACCGCCTCAAAAAAGACCAATAA
- a CDS encoding LysR family transcriptional regulator: MENKFIRVDDVARELSVSKPYAYKIIRKLNEELKAQGFITIAGRVNRQYFYERLYGTRKENE, encoded by the coding sequence ATGGAAAACAAATTTATCCGTGTAGATGATGTGGCACGGGAATTAAGCGTATCAAAGCCTTATGCCTATAAGATTATTAGAAAGTTGAACGAAGAATTAAAGGCACAGGGCTTTATTACGATTGCGGGGCGTGTAAACCGCCAGTATTTTTATGAAAGGCTTTACGGAACAAGAAAGGAGAATG